The Miscanthus floridulus cultivar M001 chromosome 6, ASM1932011v1, whole genome shotgun sequence genomic interval GGATATTTGTATAATCCAGAGTACGTGTAACGTGTTGATGTACTgagctattatctaatataattcttttTTTGTCGCAAAAAAATTAATCTGGATAAAGGCATTTTcctcttgcttgaattatttgaaATCTATGTTAACTGACACTTTACTCTGATGGGAACTTGATTCGATCAGAACAGGACCTGAAAATTTGTGACAAGTTTCAtcgtcatgttcgcttggctgataagtcatggctgaaagtacatTTGACTgatttatcgtgagagaaaaatattattcgttggctgaaaaaatacggcttataagctggCCAGTTCTCTCTGTTCTTGTTCATACTGAATCCAAAATTAGACCCGTCAGTCACTGAGTCCCTTTCGATAATAAAAATCATAGTAGCTCTGCTCGACAACACGATGGCGACGCTCTGGTTCCACTGTTCCGGTAGGGGTAGGGTGAGTCTATATCTTTTATGTTGCGATTTGCCAATTGCTTTACATATATATGAACCTCTTCCTCCTGTCAGTTCAAGTACAAAGATTTGTCTTTTTAATAGGTTGCCGAGTTTATGAGAAGACATGTGCTAGCTTAACTAAGTATTGACAACGACATAAAAGATATAGCGTGATAGACAATCCGTGCGTGCATGGTTCAAACGGGGAAACTCGTAAACACCTTGCACATGATCTTTAGGGCCGTTCCCATCTATTGGACCTAGAGTGTACATCGGCCTCTTAAGCCCAATTCTGATCCAGGAATAACActtggaaaaaaaaaatccatttgatcTCCTCCATATTTTGGCAAAGTATATTTTGCTTCCCTcaattgaattttttttttacctGACTTCTAAAACTATCTTAATTTGCTCCCCCAAATGGTTTTGACAACTATTTTGGCCAATGTGACGCCATGTCAATCATCTTACTTGACGCCATGTCATCATAATTCTTAATGGAGCTAAATTGGACTAGGTTGATAGTTTAGGGAGATCAATTAGCCTTTATCAAAAAAGGTTAGATACAATTTTAAAAAATGTCCAAATGTTTTTAGGAAAATAAACTACGCATTTAAAGTTTCTAAAATTTTAGAAAACATTTTTTAGCTTAGTAAAATATAAAATATGATATCAGCTTCAAATTTCTCAAAATCATGCATGCTCTAGCTTATCATACCTAGCCTGAAATTATTTGAACAATATATATGCAGtcttcttttagtgtttatttgtAGTGGATGCTCTCATTATTTGGTACTTAGTCTAACCCTGACAGAAGTTCAATTGACTTCGACGACAACACAAATATCATATAACTACCTCATATTTGATCTCTTTTAATACAAACATAACTGACTGCTCGACATCTGAAGATGGGTATGGTTGTATCCTTTTTTGTTTTGTATAATCTAGCTACTTGATTATGCTAACTCAGACAGGCCCACTAGCTAGAACATCCTTTATTGCatataatatatttcctatttcTTGAGGAATCTGAAGGTGTATTAATAGGAAAAGATTTAATATTTCCTATTAAATCTGAAGGAGTGAAAAGGTGTGGTGCACAAAAATAAGAATGAGAGAGACAGAGATGtattaggaaaagaaaaaaaagtgtaTTAAGAAAATAGAAATGTATattggaaaataaaaagttaAATATTTTAGAACAAAATTTGTTGCATCTAACGTGCGCCATATTGAACGGTCCATGTGACATCATGTTGGCCAAAATGGCTATCAAATTTTTCCTTTCAAAAGTTGAAGAAGTTCAAAAAAAACTGGGTTTTCAATCAAGGAGTCAAATAACGTTTCAAAAAAATAAAGGAGTTGAATCGAACTTCGGCAAAATTTTGTAGAGATCaaatggaatctttccatgataCTCCTATTCAGCTTCGAATCTTCCTGACACGGAAGTGCAGGCCCAGTACCTGACAAGCGACCTCGGATACATGGGCTGCAAGAACGCGGGGCGCGGGAAGCGCCACGCGTCGGGCGCCTGCAAGGCCCGgacttagggatgaaaacggtacggatattttccgaccgtattcaaaaccgaatccgtttagaggagttgagatctgtccgtatccgagtccggatatccaaaatccgataccgtatccgtatccgaatactcaaatcgcatatttatgatgtcgatatccaatcgtatcctatccgacattgTTGACACTATttatattcgaatccgaatccggacagaaatatgaaaacaaatgtaatatcgctGGTGTCTGCGCTGTACGTCAGTTCCTCGGACAAAATTGCCTGCGTGCAGGCATCGCCGTGCTGCCGAGCCCTGCGAAGGATTTCGGCTGGGATGACCCCGGCTACATCCACTCGGCCGTCATGACCGGGCTCCAGCCATCTCAGTCCTACACTTACCGCTACGGAAGGTAGATCTTGAATTCTCCAAACGTGACTAAGATCCTTGAAAAAAATGATCTACAATTAGTGGCTTTCTTATTTGTGCAGTGATTCTGTGGGCTGGAGTGACACACTTAAGTTCAAAACTCCACCAGCTGCGGGTTCAGATGAGCTATCCTTTGTGATCTATGGTGATATGGGGAAGGCTCCACTAGACCCATCAGTGGAACACTACATTCAGGTAGATCGAAATATTTTTGGAAGTGAACTGGCAGGATCTGCCGTTTATTTTAATCAATAAAGGGGATAAGGTAGATCAAAATACAGTGTTGATGCAAACTGCTCTAAGGCTGGATCTTTTCTGCGAAGTCTGTACATTCTCGTATGACATGTTATGGTTGTAGTAAGTCTGGGAAAATATTAACTGGGTCTGGTTCTAATGGTCATGGGACGCCTTTGCAGCCTGGATCGGTTTCTGTGGCCAAGGCAGTGGCTAAAGAGATCCAAACAGGAAACGTGGACTCCATTTTCCATATAGGAGACATCAGCTACGCCACAGGCTTCCTGGTTGAGTGGGACTTCTTCCTTCACCTCATCACGCCACTGGCCTCTCAAGTTTCCTACATGACCGCTATTGGTAATCACGAAAGGTGACTTTCTTTATTCAGAATCTTGCACTTCCAGTGCAATTTTTAACAATAGTGAATTTACACGGTGACAGAAATATATAATGCACAATTGCTACCATGAACTGGTGATGTCTTATTGTCTTCCTCAGGGATTACGCGAACTCTGGATCTGTGTATGTGACTCCTGATTCAGGGGGTGAATGTGGAGTCGCCTACGAATCATACTTCCCCATGCCTGCTGTCAGTAAGGATAAGCCATGGTATTCTATAGAGCAAGGGACCGTTCACTTCATTGTGATGTCCAACGAGCATGAGTGGTCGGAGAAGTCAGAGCAGGTATGATCTTATCTGTACATTTTCTACTTCTGTTTTAAGTCTTGGAAACACAAAACCTtctctgaaaaaaaaaactttgttttTTGAGCAGTATAATTGGATTGACGAAGATTTGTCATCGGTTGATAGATCAAGAACACCATGGGTGATCTTCATTGGGTGAGTGAATTACTCATTTCTCTCCTGACAATAGCCTGGCTAAAGACTGATCAAGTGGGGAAAGAAAGGCTGCAGCATGAGACCGGTCCTTTTTTATTCTTGTATTGTTTATATTGTACTCTAGATTCTGGAATCTGTTCTGCGAGATGCAAGAAATAACAATTGGCATTTCACTGGCCATTGCAGACATAGACCGATGTATTCCTCCCATAGTGGTATACTGCCCAACGTGGATTCCAACTTTGTTGCCTCTGTTGAGCCACTCCTGTTTAACTACCAGGTAAGAAATCACGCTTAAAATTCAAAAATTTAGAACGGACCGTGCCACATTATTCCTGAGAAAAATGACAACATGCTGACATGTTTGGGTTCTGCGGTGAGTAGGTGGATTTGGTTTTCTTCGGCCATGTACACAACTATGAGAGGACCTGTGCGGTATACCAGGGTGATTGCAAAGGCATGCCAACGAAGGACAAAAGCGGAATTGACGTCTATGACAACAGCAACTATACCGCGCCTGTTCATGTCATTGTTGGAGCAGGAGGGTTCAGCTTGGACAGCTTCCCTAACAATGTAAGAGTCATGGTAACAATTAACCAGGCTTGTATGTTGAAAGCAGGCACTTCAGAATCTTGAAGGTGCAGGGTGTTAACAATGATTCAGTTAATGTTAGGAATCGAGAGAAGATTTGGAATTGATTATCTTGAATGATGTTGATATATGCTCGTTAATATTCTTTTCCCATTGTCCAAAtatttagggggggggggggggggggcctggAGCTTATCAAGGGTTTCGGAGTTCGGCTATGGCAAGGTGCATGCTACAAGAACCGATATGCTGGTTCAGGTGAGTTCCTCCAGGTGTTGTGTTTCCGTCCCTCTATTTTAGCATATTTATAAGTTCTCCCAATATTGAAGTGGTTGAATAAAGAAAATGCCTCAGTTAAGCGTTAACACAACTAACTCCCAGAAAATGTTGAAAAAAAGAAACACCACCTTAGTGTTTTAAAATGGTTCTGCATCTGCAATGAAGTCTGAATAATTATTAACCTCTTTTATTCAGTTTGTAAACTCAAGTTCGATGGAGGTACGAGACCAATTTAGGATTGTGAAGGGAGCTACGGTAAACAAGACACCGAGCTTGATACTTCAATAATAGCTGGTGCTCACAATAGAAAGAAGATTTAACTGGACCTATTCTCCCTTTTTTTGGAAGAAGATATACTATTTGTTTTTGTATACTGTAAATAGGGGCTAAATAACATATTATTGTATATTCTACAGGTACCTGTGTATCTACAACATTTACATCAATAGATGATCCTTTTAAATTAGTCCCTTACTAGTCCATCAGCTTGTGCGAAAGGAGACATAAGTATTATTTAATGTTTAATACCTTTGACTATTAAAAAATTACTTAGATTAAATTGCATATTTTTCCCTTTGTTCATTTCCGAACGCAATACTCATAGTAGATACTTTGTAGTCTCTATTCGGTTTTATTTTTAATCTTATTAACcgttgtagattttttaaattacatatttttatcttCAAGTTAAGTTGAAACTATTGTGCTTATTATATATTTTTAAATTGCATATCTTGCGTTTATTACATCAAAAAGCTTATATTAAATTACATTTTTTTAATATTAGTAATTTTTGTAAACTTTTTATCCTCAAGGTAATTTGAAACTCTTGTGCTTGTTATATATTTTATTAGCATTTCTTTTGTAGTTTTAAAAATAAGAATTTTAGGTCAGAGTCTTAAGTACTAAGATATCATAAATCCATAGTCTTAAGTACTAAGATATCATAAACAGCCATTTAAAATCTGCATCATGTCTCaagagaatattaatatttaattCTTATAATGGTTGTTTACTCTGAAGGAATCTCAAAGGCCAATAAGATATAGCCACTGAAGCAATCTTAGTTTGCTTCATTTGAAACTTCTTAAAGTGACTAAATCCTCTAGCCTAAAATATATAGCTAACATGAACTATATGGTTGGACAATGTAGTTCAATAATACAAAACAGAAGAACAAAGAGATGAAACTACAATTTGGCACATCATCAATTGTGCTGTCAAAGTGGTTATCTCGAGAATCCTTTTACTGCTCAAACTCTCATGAGTATAGAAGTTCTAGATATTTGATGAAGCTTCtcatttttctttaaattaaCAATAAAACTATTATATGATGATCGAGTGTTTCTTACTTTCTTTCCTCTTCTATACATAGATTTTTCTTTCACTTAATCTTCACCCTCTTCTCCATTTCTCGAAAGGCCCCCACCTGTCCATCTCCGGTTGGATTGTGCCTCTTGGGATTTGGAGCTTCAAAGGGAAGACAAGTGCGTGGAGGAAGGTCACATTGGTGCTAGAGGCAGTTGGTTGGTGTAAGGATGCTAACGGTTCCGCTGAGGGATagctccccatccccatccctgtCTCCGTCCTCGGGGATGCTTACGGGGAGCTTCTcctcccatccccatccccataaCCACGTGGGGAATTTATTCCCGCGGGAACTTGTTCCTATTATGAAATGTAGCATTTGAAGAGCAAAAGCTAATCCATAGTATCAAATGAATATAAATTGAACAAGCAACATTTCTACAAGAGACATCTAGTTTAAATGtccaagagtctttctaaaaCTCACTTTCTAAATTATCATACGGAGAACAATTTgaataaaaattattttctatatcttttcgcTCTCCAATAACTTTTCAATATCTTGTGTGCACTCTAGAGAGTCAATCTCTCCATCCATCTTTGACTAGCGAGAAATCcgttgtaggggaccgtgacgcctaagagggggtgaattaggcaacttaaaattctaactctaaacaatagactctttttctaaccctagcaaaacctatacaatagataaactatctaaatgtgcaactacgattttactagtgtattgctatctctaccgcaagaaAGAGTAATATaattaatgtaaatgcggaagctaaagagcaaggtagggatatgcaaactcctccggtatttttaccgaggtatcgagaagcacacaagcttcccccaagtcctcgttggagcccctcgcaagggccaagctccctgtcgggtaactccgtggatagcctcgggccttccccacgcgcaagtgggtctccgacgtgccttctggcaagtctctcccgaatgctccccaccgtcttcactatcaagcttctggccgaaacgcgcggccttgttccctccggtacacgatggcggccacaccacaaacacggttggtgtgatcttgtaagactacaagcccctccaatgtacaacaatggtgcgcgcaagtactgagtggtaagagatatgcaaacctcactaaacactaggcctaaacctagagcaagcgcataagcagtggtctaattaacctaagcacttcgcaaagcacctgtgctaatcacctaatgaaacactaagcactatgcaagtagagatcactaaaatggtgtatcaacacccttggtatgtttcctcagctccatcctcttcaaatggccggttggggggtctatttataagccccactgagaaagtagccgttgggacaaaatcccgcttttttgctactgatcggacgctgatcacgtcctgaccggacgcgtccggtcgtcccgaccattagagccgcgatcaactgatcggacgctgccagcgtccggtcacatgccactagACGCGTTCGATCGCatttttgccgctctggaacctctccgtactcgatcggactctgctgttctgcgtccggtcgatctgccgccagcatccggtcactgctgctgccgagcctcttgatcggggtgttcggtcacttctatgagctcgtttatttgtgatcttgcgtatggcttggttcctatcttcatgcttagactttgcttgatatcttgggtcttctcttgtgcttctaaggtcttgcttatggtgttgatcatcgaatcatcacattgccttcgtccaagtcacatcttgcaccctattgaactataaaacaatcacttgcaaattcattagtccaattttgttgtgttggtcatcaaacaccaaaatccaaagtaaatgggcctagggttcatttttcttacaatcttcccatttttggtgattgatgacaacacgaccaaagcaagcaaataatagaattttgaaatttaaaaactacctacttgctaggatgcattgTAAGGGACAAGGTTATATGATGttaaaaagatactacttgtaagactaaaagatatcacataaaaacttatcttgcccttgcaaatgttcccatgtggcattatggatttaagccttgcttcctacaaattctctccattacataggcaatccataatccactatcctccctttctcggaccattaccacttgtagacaccacttgtaaACCATTATCACTTGTATAGCTTTTgatcctacaaattaatgcttgcttttggtcctccaaattctcctcctttggaatcaagcaccgaaaaggaagacattagtaacacaagggagggtcaaactttgtgatcctttgtatgtagagtggaatatgtcacaaaatttgactctcacattatataaactaagctccccctaaatatatacgtacatatggtagaaggcaaagtatATGCATAGTTGGTAAATTATTGcttaagggaatttaatctatataatgcatggagaaagcatatgaatatcaaaatgaaatcaacatgatgacatCGGTTtaaaaataccacatgtggaaaccaatttgatttctaccacttgcaataggtggttgatatttgaagtatgatgcttaactccggagaCTCCATTTTctttacaatgagactactacacatatgataagcttgaaaaggtgttagtctcaaggcatccaacttgtagagtaacatccccctaaatttgtgcacataagtgtggaatacttgtagaagacatgcacattgattttagaatcaataataccacttgaaagatgacatcacatgaatgtgaaaattattttcgaagatgatatttaggagaaattatctacaatttggactttggcatatattagatgaacaattgtaagacaagctatgtgccgtgctcctaaacaattttaaaccatataggtttgctTCAAGGGTTAAGAAAAAAattgagcaagcctaccataagatatacctagtgtatgcatgacaaaaaatataagcatgcaaatgcaaacataggcatgaaaagtaactagatgcttaaatataccaatttgtaagaaataccacttgtagaaaatgcaaattgatactacttaaaaaaaattgaatctagttacctaacatgggaaggggaatttgggtccatagtattcactaacccacttggcaatgattttgtccatcatgatgcaccccatgaaaatgcacccatactttgccaagtctccaaattccttgaagtccatcggacttctcacttccttttcgggatccaaaccttcttggtgctcttcatgttggaaatgatttcctttggcacccaaaattgtttgaccccattgttggcttgcttgttcaccttgtggccaccaccttgtcatttttcttcttctttaacaagtatggtgtggaggccttcttgtccaccttgttggtgtaggtgttgccagtgttttcctaaatgctaaacggtaaacagtcagtcacctaccgtttagccattattcgggcaaaacgtcctattaaacgggctaaacggccaattaaatggggtaaacgggtgattaaacggaaatggTGCATCACCGTGTAgcatttacacggtgtttaaacgggctaaacgaccgtttaggcgaacagtgggtgttggagagcttgcttgtttgctttttctctttcttttttgctcatcccccattcttcaccttgcactcataggacttgtaaccttccttgtggcatacgtagcaaaccacggtttgcagttcatcaagcttcttactcccttgatggtgttatcttgatgaagttggggttgcttcgccttgcctttcacttgagtcaagtccttggtgaggcgagctacttcttgcttgagttgctcattctcctttgcaaccttttgtgtgcatgtatcaacaacaactttctcaacacaaacttggttgcacaaagatgagtctaaacataaatcattacaagaagtagaagcatcctttttagacatgttaaagatagaactttttttttagatgccttggtgggggttgtcctaacggcttcaagattagcaactttattagttagctcattacaatgtttgcacatggtttttattttagcaagcaaacttttataagcatcttgtgagctagctaacttttcttttaattttttatttttctttacaagttgctcatcattgattgtgcatgtatttgttgttgcactagccttaagttgctcaattttagtagatagttcaatattgagattagcaaaagtttcatattgttcaagcaaagttttatatgcttcttgtgaactatctagcttttcttttattttttt includes:
- the LOC136461078 gene encoding probable inactive purple acid phosphatase 27, which translates into the protein MTGLQPSQSYTYRYGSDSVGWSDTLKFKTPPAAGSDELSFVIYGDMGKAPLDPSVEHYIQPGSVSVAKAVAKEIQTGNVDSIFHIGDISYATGFLVEWDFFLHLITPLASQVSYMTAIGNHERDYANSGSVYVTPDSGGECGVAYESYFPMPAVSKDKPWYSIEQGTVHFIVMSNEHEWSEKSEQYNWIDEDLSSVDRSRTPWVIFIGHRPMYSSHSGILPNVDSNFVASVEPLLFNYQVDLVFFGHVHNYERTCAVYQGDCKGMPTKDKSGIDVYDNSNYTAPVHVIVGAGGFSLDSFPNNVRVMVTINQAWGGGGGAWSLSRVSEFGYGKVHATRTDMLVQFVNSSSMEVRDQFRIVKGATESQRPIRYSH